Proteins encoded by one window of Halobacteriovorax sp. GB3:
- the dut gene encoding dUTP diphosphatase, protein MTNRVNLQVKKLPHYDNNYPLPSYETEGAAGADLRAQLGIGESLVIKPGARVLVPTGLSFEIPVGYEVQVRPRSGLSFKTSLLVVNSPGTIDCDYRGEVKIILGNFGDQDEVIEHGDRVAQMVIAPVTQAVLIESEALSETARGEGGFGSTGKQ, encoded by the coding sequence GTGACAAATAGGGTAAATCTCCAAGTTAAAAAATTACCACATTACGATAATAATTATCCTCTTCCTTCTTATGAGACAGAAGGGGCAGCGGGAGCTGACCTTCGTGCTCAACTTGGAATTGGAGAGAGTCTTGTCATTAAGCCTGGTGCAAGAGTGCTTGTTCCAACAGGTCTTAGTTTCGAGATTCCTGTAGGATATGAAGTTCAAGTTCGACCAAGATCTGGACTTTCTTTTAAAACATCACTTCTCGTCGTTAATAGTCCTGGGACGATTGACTGCGATTATAGAGGTGAGGTGAAGATCATCTTAGGAAACTTTGGTGACCAAGATGAAGTGATTGAGCATGGAGATCGCGTTGCTCAAATGGTAATCGCTCCAGTTACTCAAGCAGTTCTTATTGAGAGTGAAGCTCTCTCTGAAACGGCCCGTGGTGAGGGTGGTTTTGGTTCAACAGGTAAACAATAG
- a CDS encoding RNA polymerase factor sigma-32 yields the protein MSTGKKDDVLVEVLPKEDLEDLVQSKHSKGPEDDVIDISSIDDALSLDEQLNKVEEILAESNLPALYEKGDLQEVNKPGDPLRQYIQEISRYELLSLDQEKALTKALSETGDIEIAKKLVTANLRLVVKIAMEYRSAYQNVMDLIQEGNIGLMKAVSKYNPEKGAKLSYYASWWIRSYILKFILDNFRLVKIGTTNEQKKLFYNLMREKERLQNMGIKPDTKTLSQNLGVSEKAVALMDQRLDSGHAGEISLDKPLGDQDDRATLSDMIDDGSDDFVEKLAHSESVEILQDNLKNFIEGLKPRDREIFKKRLLSEVPPSLQSIADDYGVSRERIRQIEERLLKNLRVYMSDHLG from the coding sequence ATGAGTACTGGAAAAAAAGATGATGTTCTTGTAGAAGTCCTTCCAAAAGAAGACCTCGAGGATCTCGTACAATCAAAACATTCAAAAGGGCCCGAGGATGATGTTATAGACATTAGCTCAATTGATGATGCTCTTTCTTTAGATGAGCAACTTAATAAAGTAGAAGAGATTCTCGCTGAATCCAATCTTCCGGCCCTCTATGAAAAGGGTGATCTCCAAGAGGTCAATAAGCCTGGAGATCCTCTAAGACAATATATTCAAGAAATTAGTCGTTATGAGCTTCTTTCACTGGATCAAGAGAAGGCCTTGACAAAGGCCCTCAGTGAAACAGGTGATATCGAAATAGCTAAGAAACTTGTAACAGCAAACCTTCGATTAGTTGTGAAAATAGCGATGGAGTATCGCAGCGCTTATCAAAATGTCATGGACCTTATTCAGGAAGGTAATATCGGCCTTATGAAGGCCGTTTCCAAGTACAACCCTGAAAAGGGTGCTAAGCTCTCATACTACGCTTCATGGTGGATTCGCTCTTATATTTTAAAATTTATTTTAGATAATTTTCGCCTCGTAAAAATTGGTACGACCAATGAGCAAAAGAAACTCTTTTACAATCTTATGAGAGAAAAAGAGCGCTTGCAGAATATGGGAATTAAACCCGATACCAAAACGCTCTCACAAAATCTTGGCGTTTCTGAAAAGGCCGTCGCGCTTATGGATCAAAGACTTGATAGTGGCCATGCAGGTGAAATTAGTTTAGATAAGCCGCTTGGTGATCAAGATGATAGGGCAACTCTAAGTGATATGATTGACGATGGAAGTGATGATTTCGTTGAAAAACTTGCACACTCTGAAAGTGTTGAAATTCTTCAGGATAATTTGAAGAATTTTATTGAGGGCCTTAAGCCAAGAGATAGAGAAATCTTTAAAAAACGGCTACTTAGCGAGGTTCCTCCCTCCCTTCAAAGCATTGCTGATGACTATGGGGTCTCGAGAGAGCGCATTAGGCAAATTGAAGAGCGACTTCTCAAGAATTTAAGGGTTTACATGAGTGACCATTTAGGTTAA
- a CDS encoding DUF444 family protein: protein MDHPIKRDHARFRKIIKGKIRDNLRKYVSQGEMPIPKGNGQFKVPMPQIETPRFRFGDKSQGGAGQGEGQPGDPVEGGEQGEGQPGQGEAGEGEGNKELEVDLSLDELAHILGDELSLPNIEPKGKKNMESTVDKYTSIGTVGPDSLRHYKRTYKEALKRQISMGTYNAKNPVIIPIRSDMRYRSSTSKVEFENSAVVIYMMDVSGSMGDEQKEIVRTESFWINLWLKSQYKDIEIRYIIHDASAKEVDEDTFFRTRESGGTLISSAFKLCRDIIQSDYNSDEWNIYPFHFSDGDNWSTEDTKLCLDILDNDIIPHSNMFCYGQVESRYGSGQFFKDLSAKYTENHERVTLSKIKNKESILDSIKDFLGKGK from the coding sequence ATGGACCATCCTATCAAAAGGGACCACGCCAGGTTTCGAAAAATTATTAAAGGGAAAATTAGAGATAATTTGAGAAAATATGTCTCTCAAGGTGAAATGCCTATTCCTAAGGGCAATGGTCAATTCAAAGTTCCCATGCCCCAAATTGAAACACCTCGTTTTCGTTTTGGTGATAAAAGCCAAGGGGGAGCAGGTCAGGGAGAAGGACAACCAGGTGATCCGGTAGAAGGCGGTGAACAAGGTGAAGGTCAACCTGGACAAGGTGAGGCCGGTGAAGGTGAAGGAAATAAAGAATTAGAAGTTGATCTTTCTCTTGATGAGTTGGCCCACATTCTTGGTGATGAACTTTCTCTTCCTAATATTGAGCCTAAAGGCAAAAAGAATATGGAATCGACTGTCGATAAGTACACAAGCATTGGTACTGTCGGTCCCGATTCACTTCGCCACTACAAGAGAACCTATAAAGAAGCTTTAAAAAGACAAATTTCAATGGGAACTTACAACGCTAAGAATCCCGTTATTATTCCAATTCGAAGCGATATGCGCTATCGATCTTCGACATCAAAAGTAGAATTTGAAAACTCTGCCGTTGTTATCTATATGATGGATGTTTCAGGTTCAATGGGAGATGAACAAAAAGAGATTGTTCGTACGGAATCTTTTTGGATCAACCTGTGGCTTAAATCTCAATATAAAGATATTGAAATACGCTATATTATTCACGATGCTTCAGCAAAAGAAGTTGATGAAGATACTTTTTTTAGAACGCGTGAAAGTGGTGGAACACTCATTTCTTCAGCTTTTAAATTGTGCCGAGATATTATTCAAAGCGATTACAATTCCGACGAATGGAATATTTATCCATTTCATTTTTCAGATGGTGATAACTGGTCAACAGAAGATACAAAACTCTGTTTAGACATACTTGATAATGACATTATCCCTCACTCTAACATGTTCTGCTATGGACAGGTTGAAAGTCGTTACGGTTCTGGCCAGTTCTTTAAGGATCTTTCGGCAAAGTATACTGAAAACCACGAACGAGTGACATTGAGTAAGATTAAAAATAAGGAATCAATTCTCGATTCAATCAAAGATTTTCTAGGAAAAGGTAAGTAA
- a CDS encoding SpoVR family protein encodes MERTKAIRGELLELKNEIEGHALDYGLSFYPVVFEVCNYDTVCILAAQGGFPSRYPHWRFGMDYDQLSKGNTYGFQKIYELVINTDPCYAYLLSSNRYVDQKLVMAHVYGHADFFKNNSWFKNTDKKMMDVMANHGTKIRRYMEKYGHDKVEAFIDTVLSLENLLDINVLFQGPGAQKSQVLDDDFEPIDKRSQALRSFMNSKLDKRNTKETAKVDEDDSTLKSIDEKVRGTRDIMKFLMDCAPIKEWQADIIGILREEAYYFLPQRMTKIMNEGWASYWHSKILTQKALRDSEVIDFAEVHSGVMAMSQKQINPYKIGIELFRDIEYRWDTGKFGKDYLECTDMHAKENWNKETNLGREKIFEVRKSHNDITFIDEFFTEEFCQRQKLFTYKYNPRTGRNEIDSRDFQEIKSKLLSQLTNFGTPLIEVESANFQNRGELMLKHVHQGVDLDINYAADTMRNIYKIWKRPVNIHTIVEEASVAYSFNGKEFQQIKL; translated from the coding sequence ATGGAGAGAACAAAGGCCATTAGGGGAGAACTACTCGAACTTAAAAACGAGATTGAAGGTCATGCTCTCGACTATGGACTTTCTTTCTATCCTGTTGTTTTTGAAGTTTGCAATTACGATACAGTCTGTATCCTCGCTGCTCAGGGAGGCTTTCCAAGTCGCTATCCTCATTGGCGTTTTGGAATGGATTACGATCAGCTTTCAAAGGGTAATACTTATGGATTTCAAAAAATCTATGAGCTAGTCATTAACACAGACCCTTGCTATGCCTATCTTCTAAGTTCAAATCGCTACGTTGATCAAAAGCTTGTTATGGCCCACGTTTATGGCCATGCTGATTTTTTCAAAAATAATTCTTGGTTTAAAAATACTGATAAGAAGATGATGGATGTTATGGCCAACCATGGAACGAAGATACGTCGCTATATGGAAAAGTATGGTCACGATAAGGTTGAGGCCTTTATCGATACTGTCCTTTCTCTTGAAAACCTTCTTGATATTAATGTTCTCTTTCAAGGACCAGGAGCTCAGAAATCACAAGTGCTTGATGATGACTTCGAGCCTATTGATAAAAGATCTCAGGCCCTTCGCTCTTTCATGAATAGCAAGCTTGATAAGCGCAACACGAAAGAGACTGCTAAGGTAGATGAAGATGATTCAACACTAAAGAGTATTGATGAAAAGGTTCGTGGTACTCGAGATATTATGAAATTTCTCATGGACTGCGCTCCTATAAAGGAATGGCAGGCCGATATTATCGGAATACTTAGAGAAGAGGCCTACTATTTTCTTCCTCAACGTATGACGAAAATTATGAATGAAGGCTGGGCCAGCTATTGGCACTCGAAGATTCTTACTCAAAAAGCTCTACGTGACAGCGAGGTTATTGACTTTGCTGAGGTTCACTCAGGTGTTATGGCTATGAGCCAAAAGCAAATCAACCCTTATAAAATTGGAATTGAACTCTTTAGAGATATTGAGTATCGCTGGGACACTGGAAAGTTTGGTAAAGACTATCTGGAATGCACTGATATGCATGCCAAAGAGAATTGGAATAAAGAAACAAATCTTGGGCGTGAGAAAATTTTCGAGGTGAGAAAGAGTCATAATGATATTACTTTCATTGATGAGTTTTTTACTGAAGAGTTCTGCCAAAGACAGAAGCTCTTTACGTATAAATACAACCCAAGAACAGGGCGCAATGAAATTGATTCGCGCGATTTTCAAGAGATCAAATCAAAACTCTTAAGTCAGCTGACAAATTTTGGGACTCCTCTTATTGAAGTTGAATCAGCAAACTTTCAAAATCGCGGTGAGCTAATGCTAAAACACGTTCACCAGGGAGTTGACTTGGATATTAATTACGCTGCAGATACTATGCGCAATATTTATAAAATCTGGAAGCGCCCTGTTAATATTCATACAATCGTAGAAGAGGCGTCTGTGGCCTATTCTTTCAATGGTAAAGAGTTTCAACAGATCAAACTTTAA
- the pnp gene encoding polyribonucleotide nucleotidyltransferase: MMNSNKKVFTFNYGGKEVTIETGRLAKQADGSVLVSCEGTQVLVTACSASEMKDGQDFFPLLVEYTEKFYAAGKFLGGYLKREGRPSTQETLNARLIDRPLRPLFPEGYMYDTVISCTVMSYDPKGDPEVLAGLGASAALSISDIPFQGPIATCKVGRINGELVLNPSLEQWEESDLEIAVAGSSDAILMVEGEANIVPEKEVLEAIFYGHDQIKGFVEFLKGIQDECGKEKREFISAAPNTTLLEKVKADFSADARAAIETVDKMERQKAVKAIEANVKAAMAETPEAFGLTADSSFGKEAYKGVDELMYEMMRADILDEEKRIGGRKLDQVRQIETETNILKAPHGSALFTRGETQVLSTVTIGGATGDQMVDRIVGLNYDKFYLHYNFPPYSVGEARGVRGVGRREQGHGNLAQRALKSVIPSAEEFAYTTRVVCEVLESNGSSSMGSVCSGSMALMDAGVPIKAPVSGIAMGLVTDGERFKILTDILGDEDHLGDMDFKVAGTATGITAIQMDIKIKGLTREIVEKAIAQACEGRLHILGEMAKTVTEQRMELKDGVPRIETFKIKPDKIGALIGPGGKNIKKLQEDFEVNMEIEEDGTVKVLGTDKDKIFACIELASLQINGPAIGSDYEAKVVTIKDYGAFVDIADGVSGLVHVSEIAEERVKDVNDYLTEGQMVKVRVVEVDKMGRMKLSCKAVEPVAMKPEAKAKAEAAKKEAKPKEEKKVEKKEKVEE, encoded by the coding sequence ATGATGAATAGCAATAAAAAAGTGTTTACGTTTAACTACGGTGGCAAAGAAGTCACTATTGAGACAGGTCGCCTTGCTAAGCAAGCTGACGGTTCTGTTCTTGTATCATGCGAAGGAACTCAAGTTCTTGTTACAGCATGTTCAGCTAGCGAAATGAAAGATGGGCAAGATTTCTTCCCACTACTTGTAGAATATACTGAAAAATTCTATGCCGCAGGGAAATTCCTTGGTGGTTACTTAAAAAGAGAAGGTCGTCCTTCTACTCAGGAAACGCTTAATGCTCGTCTAATCGATAGACCATTAAGACCACTTTTTCCTGAAGGATATATGTATGACACAGTTATTTCATGTACAGTTATGTCATATGATCCAAAAGGTGACCCAGAAGTTCTAGCTGGACTTGGTGCTTCAGCAGCTCTTTCAATCTCTGATATTCCATTCCAAGGACCAATTGCAACTTGTAAAGTTGGTCGTATTAATGGTGAATTGGTTCTTAACCCTTCTCTTGAGCAGTGGGAAGAGTCTGATCTTGAAATCGCAGTAGCTGGTTCAAGTGATGCAATTCTTATGGTTGAAGGTGAAGCTAATATCGTACCTGAAAAAGAAGTTCTTGAAGCAATCTTCTATGGTCATGATCAAATCAAAGGTTTTGTTGAATTCCTTAAAGGTATTCAAGATGAGTGTGGAAAAGAAAAGCGTGAGTTCATCTCTGCTGCTCCAAACACAACTCTTTTAGAAAAAGTAAAAGCAGACTTCTCTGCAGATGCTAGAGCAGCTATTGAAACTGTTGATAAGATGGAAAGACAAAAAGCTGTTAAGGCAATTGAAGCTAACGTTAAAGCTGCAATGGCCGAAACTCCAGAGGCCTTTGGTTTAACAGCTGATAGCTCTTTTGGAAAAGAAGCTTACAAAGGTGTTGATGAGCTCATGTATGAAATGATGAGAGCTGATATCCTTGATGAAGAAAAAAGAATTGGTGGTAGAAAGCTTGATCAAGTAAGACAAATTGAAACAGAAACAAATATTCTTAAAGCACCACACGGTTCAGCTCTTTTTACAAGAGGTGAAACTCAGGTTCTTTCTACTGTTACTATCGGTGGAGCAACTGGGGACCAAATGGTTGATAGAATTGTTGGTCTAAACTACGACAAATTCTACCTTCACTATAACTTCCCTCCATACTCTGTTGGTGAAGCTCGTGGTGTAAGAGGTGTTGGTCGTCGTGAACAAGGTCACGGTAACCTTGCTCAAAGAGCTCTTAAATCAGTTATCCCAAGCGCTGAAGAATTTGCTTATACAACACGTGTTGTTTGTGAAGTTCTAGAGTCAAACGGATCAAGTTCTATGGGTTCTGTATGTTCAGGTTCTATGGCCCTTATGGATGCTGGTGTTCCAATTAAAGCTCCTGTATCTGGGATTGCTATGGGTCTCGTAACAGATGGTGAAAGATTTAAAATCCTAACAGATATTCTTGGAGATGAAGATCACCTTGGTGATATGGACTTCAAAGTTGCAGGTACTGCTACTGGTATTACTGCAATTCAAATGGATATTAAAATCAAAGGTCTTACTCGTGAGATCGTTGAAAAAGCTATTGCACAAGCTTGTGAAGGTCGTCTGCACATCCTTGGTGAAATGGCCAAGACTGTTACTGAGCAAAGAATGGAGCTTAAAGACGGTGTTCCAAGAATTGAAACATTCAAAATTAAGCCAGACAAAATTGGTGCTCTTATTGGTCCAGGTGGAAAGAACATTAAAAAGCTTCAAGAAGACTTCGAAGTTAATATGGAAATTGAAGAAGATGGAACTGTTAAAGTTCTTGGTACAGATAAAGACAAAATCTTTGCTTGTATCGAACTAGCTTCTCTTCAAATCAATGGTCCAGCAATTGGTTCTGACTACGAAGCGAAAGTTGTAACAATTAAAGATTACGGTGCATTCGTTGACATCGCTGATGGTGTTTCTGGACTTGTTCACGTTTCTGAAATTGCTGAAGAGAGAGTTAAGGATGTTAATGACTACCTAACTGAAGGTCAGATGGTCAAAGTACGTGTTGTTGAAGTTGATAAGATGGGACGTATGAAACTTTCTTGTAAGGCGGTTGAGCCTGTTGCAATGAAGCCTGAAGCGAAAGCTAAGGCCGAGGCAGCTAAAAAAGAAGCGAAGCCAAAAGAAGAAAAGAAAGTAGAGAAGAAAGAAAAAGTAGAAGAATAA
- a CDS encoding FecR family protein produces MNVKNKLVFTSILFLFSISSHALMYAKVLKVRGTVTKLLPGAIRANTVKVGDRLPEDTSIVTGSKSFVRISFENKSTVSLGPSSKLVVASVKANSPSVISLLKGQIRSKVEKDKSKNINKLFIKTKTAALGVRGTDFQTVFNPQNNVTSLLTYEGKVAMVKVDKKTEALRYEKAREEKEVSREKGQGPKLESKKQYKKELLEDSPEHLEKALSTEKVVEVQKGQFSGVSQTLTRASEPVKISPVQFTVLYKNTGLREKGELKAKVVSLSEKDKSKTIAQADQTAPPEGYYDEQSGKYAPKSGGLLDLSSGLYIPPAKDAPFDPKNKVYVPTKEGRIDVVTGEYVAPKGLKLDPVAGFLPMVEGDDKLLAMSEGLNESSAMELWKPKKNEEELHMLSLLSLREAISHQAIKLTYFGFEYELTNSGSSNSSNFQNREGGQKGMFLDYYHKSDGTWQLTNELGFRKVDINKDQSGFSQDSRTLVTMGIGLRRYLTSRYLVVSKLSLEQEFFYSVDDSQGFDENKYKRITLFKWRNYITGEIVKWNRFALTGLAGLLLIPEKESGDFTTDMTFGLNLEFGIRYWSSRMSHFDFNIASENYEQDIESDNLNSTQKHATNGLKLSYTRLF; encoded by the coding sequence ATGAATGTCAAAAACAAATTAGTCTTCACTAGTATTCTATTTTTATTTTCTATCAGCTCTCATGCGCTCATGTATGCGAAAGTCTTAAAGGTGCGTGGAACTGTCACAAAGTTACTTCCCGGAGCTATTAGGGCCAATACAGTTAAGGTAGGAGATCGTCTTCCTGAAGACACATCAATTGTTACAGGGAGCAAGAGTTTTGTTCGAATTTCATTTGAAAATAAATCCACAGTATCTCTTGGACCTTCAAGTAAGCTTGTTGTTGCAAGCGTCAAAGCAAATAGCCCTAGTGTCATCTCTCTTTTAAAAGGTCAGATCCGTTCTAAAGTAGAAAAGGATAAGAGTAAAAATATAAACAAGCTTTTCATTAAAACCAAAACGGCAGCTCTAGGTGTGAGAGGAACTGATTTTCAAACCGTGTTTAACCCTCAAAATAATGTGACAAGTCTACTTACTTACGAAGGTAAGGTCGCCATGGTCAAAGTTGATAAGAAAACAGAGGCCCTTCGTTACGAAAAAGCGCGTGAAGAAAAAGAAGTTTCTAGAGAAAAGGGACAAGGACCTAAGTTAGAATCAAAAAAGCAGTATAAAAAAGAACTATTAGAAGATTCTCCTGAACACTTGGAAAAAGCTCTTTCGACAGAGAAAGTTGTAGAAGTGCAAAAGGGACAATTCTCTGGTGTTTCTCAAACTCTTACAAGGGCCAGTGAGCCTGTTAAGATTTCTCCCGTTCAATTCACTGTTCTCTATAAGAACACTGGACTTAGAGAAAAGGGTGAACTTAAAGCTAAGGTCGTCTCACTTAGTGAGAAGGATAAGTCTAAGACAATTGCTCAAGCGGATCAGACAGCTCCTCCTGAGGGTTATTATGATGAGCAATCGGGTAAGTATGCTCCAAAGTCTGGTGGACTTCTCGATTTAAGTTCTGGTCTTTATATTCCTCCAGCAAAAGATGCTCCTTTCGATCCTAAAAACAAAGTTTACGTTCCAACAAAAGAAGGGCGAATTGATGTTGTCACTGGAGAGTATGTCGCTCCAAAGGGTCTTAAGCTCGATCCTGTAGCAGGCTTTCTTCCTATGGTTGAAGGTGATGATAAACTTCTTGCGATGTCTGAAGGCTTAAACGAGTCTAGTGCCATGGAGCTTTGGAAGCCAAAGAAAAATGAAGAAGAACTCCATATGCTCTCTCTCTTATCTCTTAGAGAGGCCATTTCTCATCAAGCAATAAAACTGACATACTTTGGATTTGAATACGAATTGACAAATTCAGGTAGTTCTAATTCTTCAAATTTTCAAAATAGAGAAGGTGGTCAAAAAGGAATGTTCTTAGACTACTATCATAAGTCTGATGGAACATGGCAATTAACAAATGAATTAGGATTTAGAAAAGTCGATATTAATAAAGATCAATCAGGGTTTTCACAAGATTCAAGAACGCTTGTTACTATGGGAATTGGTCTTCGTCGCTATCTCACTTCGAGATACCTTGTGGTTTCAAAGCTTTCTTTGGAACAAGAATTCTTCTACTCTGTTGATGATTCCCAAGGCTTTGATGAAAATAAATATAAGCGTATCACTCTTTTTAAGTGGCGAAATTATATCACTGGAGAAATTGTTAAGTGGAATCGATTTGCCTTAACAGGTCTTGCTGGTCTTCTTCTTATTCCTGAAAAAGAATCGGGAGACTTTACGACAGATATGACTTTCGGTCTTAATTTAGAGTTTGGAATTCGCTACTGGTCTAGTCGTATGAGTCACTTTGATTTCAATATCGCAAGTGAGAATTATGAGCAAGATATTGAGTCTGATAATTTAAACTCTACTCAAAAACATGCGACAAACGGACTTAAGCTATCTTATACAAGATTATTTTAG
- a CDS encoding PrkA family serine protein kinase produces MAQIDIRSFMNENYKIEDFTHLHWEGSFQDYLDIVSKDPKCSRNAFQRVYDMIMTFGTSTYTEYKKEITRYHFFDDPIQNGKDAVFGIDVHLMKLVNFFKSASMGYGTEKRVLLLHGPVGSAKSSIARLLKKGLEHYSKTDEGSLFTFEWYDAEESDILGGQKIFPSPMHEEPLKLIPVDIRKKFVEELNKGLDGHKVQIKGEVCPADRYIMSEYLKKYDGDWMKVMDNHVRVKRLTLNEKDRLGIGTFQPKDEKNQDSTELTGDINYRKIAQYGSDSDPRAFNFDGEFNIANRGIIEFIEMLKLDVAFLYDLLGASQEHSIKPKKFAQTDIDLVILGHTNEPEYRKLQNNEFMEALRDRTVKIDVPYITRLDNEVKIYQRDFNAEKIPHVHIAPHTLEMAAMWAVLTRLEEPKKADLTKVQKLKLYNGKTLPGYNEDNVKELRKEAVREGLEGISPRFIQDKLSNALVKYGHTGSLNPFMVFNELESGLKNHSLINSPDQLDHYKEMLAITRQEYEDTVKNDVQKAISLDESAIETLCSNYIDNVKAYTQKEKVRNKYTNKLEDADERFMRSIEEKIDIAESRKEDFRREIMNYIGALAIEGKRFDYKTNERLHRALELKLFEDQKDSIKLTSIIANVVDKETQEKIDVIKSRLIKNYGYDEISATDALNYVASIFAKGDSAKS; encoded by the coding sequence ATGGCCCAGATTGATATTAGAAGTTTCATGAATGAAAATTATAAGATTGAAGATTTCACACATCTTCATTGGGAAGGATCTTTTCAAGATTATCTTGATATCGTTTCTAAAGATCCAAAGTGTTCACGCAATGCCTTCCAACGCGTTTATGACATGATCATGACGTTTGGAACATCTACATATACAGAATATAAAAAAGAAATAACTCGTTATCACTTTTTTGATGACCCAATTCAAAATGGTAAAGATGCTGTTTTTGGAATTGATGTTCACTTAATGAAATTAGTTAACTTCTTTAAGTCAGCTTCTATGGGTTATGGAACTGAAAAGCGTGTTCTTCTTTTGCACGGGCCAGTTGGTTCTGCAAAGTCTTCGATTGCTCGTCTTTTAAAGAAGGGACTAGAGCACTATTCAAAAACTGATGAAGGATCGCTCTTCACTTTTGAATGGTATGACGCTGAAGAATCAGACATTCTTGGTGGTCAGAAAATCTTTCCTTCGCCAATGCATGAAGAGCCATTAAAATTAATTCCTGTTGATATTAGAAAGAAGTTTGTTGAAGAACTTAATAAAGGCCTTGATGGTCATAAGGTTCAAATCAAGGGTGAAGTTTGTCCGGCCGATCGTTATATTATGAGTGAGTATCTCAAGAAATATGATGGTGATTGGATGAAGGTTATGGATAATCACGTAAGAGTTAAGAGATTAACTCTTAATGAGAAAGATCGCCTTGGTATTGGTACTTTCCAACCTAAAGATGAGAAGAACCAAGATTCAACTGAACTTACAGGGGATATCAACTATAGAAAGATCGCTCAATACGGTTCAGACTCTGATCCAAGGGCCTTTAACTTTGATGGTGAGTTTAATATTGCTAACCGTGGTATTATTGAATTTATTGAAATGCTTAAGCTCGATGTCGCTTTCCTTTATGATCTACTTGGAGCTTCTCAAGAGCATTCAATTAAACCTAAGAAATTTGCTCAAACAGATATTGACCTTGTCATTTTAGGTCACACAAATGAGCCAGAGTATAGAAAACTACAAAACAACGAGTTCATGGAGGCCCTCCGTGACCGTACAGTTAAAATCGATGTTCCTTATATTACGAGACTAGATAATGAAGTAAAGATTTATCAAAGAGATTTTAACGCTGAAAAAATTCCTCACGTTCATATTGCTCCTCATACACTTGAGATGGCGGCAATGTGGGCGGTCCTTACAAGATTAGAAGAACCAAAAAAAGCTGACCTTACAAAAGTTCAAAAGTTGAAATTGTATAATGGAAAAACTCTTCCAGGTTACAATGAAGACAACGTTAAAGAACTTAGAAAAGAAGCTGTTCGTGAAGGTTTAGAAGGGATATCACCACGTTTTATCCAAGATAAACTATCTAATGCTCTTGTAAAATATGGACATACAGGTTCGTTAAACCCATTCATGGTTTTTAATGAACTTGAAAGTGGTCTTAAAAATCACTCTCTGATCAATTCTCCAGATCAGCTTGATCACTACAAAGAGATGCTTGCGATTACTCGTCAAGAGTATGAAGATACAGTTAAAAACGATGTTCAAAAAGCAATCAGTCTCGATGAAAGTGCTATTGAAACACTATGTTCAAATTATATTGATAACGTTAAGGCCTATACTCAAAAAGAAAAAGTTCGTAACAAGTACACGAACAAACTTGAGGATGCGGATGAGCGTTTCATGAGAAGTATCGAAGAGAAAATTGATATTGCTGAATCTCGTAAAGAAGATTTTAGACGTGAGATCATGAACTATATTGGTGCTCTTGCGATTGAAGGAAAACGTTTTGATTACAAGACAAATGAAAGACTTCACCGCGCACTAGAGCTTAAGCTTTTTGAAGATCAAAAAGACTCAATTAAGCTTACATCAATCATTGCGAATGTTGTTGATAAAGAAACACAAGAGAAGATTGATGTTATCAAGTCACGTCTAATTAAAAACTACGGCTATGATGAGATCTCTGCTACAGATGCTCTTAACTACGTCGCTAGTATTTTTGCTAAAGGTGATAGCGCGAAGTCCTAA
- the rpsO gene encoding 30S ribosomal protein S15 produces the protein MLTKEQNAAIVKEFGTEFGKGEKDSGCAAVQVAILTTRINGLKDHFGKHIHDYHSNRGLLKMIGRRKKLLKYVQANSEDQYKNLIKKLGLRK, from the coding sequence ATGCTTACAAAAGAACAAAACGCAGCAATCGTTAAAGAATTTGGAACTGAATTTGGTAAAGGTGAAAAAGACAGCGGTTGTGCAGCAGTTCAGGTTGCGATTCTTACAACAAGAATCAACGGTCTTAAAGACCACTTTGGAAAACACATCCATGACTACCACTCAAACAGAGGTCTACTTAAGATGATTGGTAGAAGAAAGAAGCTTCTTAAGTATGTACAGGCTAACTCAGAAGACCAGTACAAAAACTTAATTAAAAAGCTCGGTCTAAGAAAGTAA